In Streptomyces sp. NBC_00448, the following are encoded in one genomic region:
- a CDS encoding sugar ABC transporter substrate-binding protein → MSRTVRLPRTSRAPAGPGTLAALTAAAALVLTACGTGTGSGGSGGGSDTLTEIDYYDAAPQNTQLPAILDECGKQVGVTIKHQQVPRAQFLPKLLQQASARSLPDLALVDNPDLQQLAATGGLVSLSKAGLSTAGLYPSIVQAGQYQGQTYGIAPGVNGLALYYNTDMFKAAGLTPPKTWDELTADARKLTHGSRYGVAFSAIGTEEGAFQFEPFFWTAGADLKKLDSPQAEQALTLWQKLVSAGSASKSVVTWTQADVNDQFGAGNAAMMVNGPWQLPTLDANKKLHFGIVPIPVPNAAAKPVTPLGGETWTVGHSNAAREAKAVKVVKCLLGHDESAKWSKDAGYIPSNQQAAAQLAHSDPQMAAFVQEIGTAKARTTELGTGYPKVSQALADAIQAALAGGTSPASALSQAQRTAQN, encoded by the coding sequence ATGAGCCGCACCGTCCGCCTTCCCCGTACCTCCCGCGCGCCGGCCGGACCAGGCACGCTGGCCGCGCTCACCGCCGCCGCGGCCCTGGTGCTCACCGCCTGCGGCACCGGCACCGGCTCCGGCGGGTCGGGCGGCGGCTCCGACACGCTCACCGAGATCGACTACTACGACGCCGCCCCGCAGAACACCCAACTCCCCGCGATCCTCGACGAGTGCGGCAAGCAGGTCGGCGTCACCATCAAGCACCAGCAGGTGCCGCGCGCCCAGTTCCTGCCCAAGCTGCTCCAGCAGGCGTCGGCCCGCTCGCTGCCCGACCTCGCCCTCGTCGACAACCCCGACCTCCAGCAACTCGCCGCCACCGGGGGCCTGGTGTCGCTGTCGAAGGCCGGCCTGAGCACCGCCGGACTGTACCCGTCGATCGTCCAGGCCGGCCAGTACCAGGGCCAGACGTACGGCATCGCGCCGGGCGTCAACGGGCTCGCGCTGTACTACAACACCGACATGTTCAAGGCGGCCGGGCTCACCCCGCCCAAGACCTGGGACGAACTCACCGCGGACGCGAGGAAGTTGACGCACGGCTCGCGCTACGGAGTGGCGTTCAGCGCGATCGGCACCGAGGAGGGCGCGTTCCAGTTCGAGCCGTTCTTCTGGACCGCGGGCGCCGACCTGAAGAAGCTCGACTCGCCGCAGGCCGAACAGGCGCTGACGCTGTGGCAGAAGCTGGTCTCGGCCGGGTCCGCGTCGAAGTCCGTGGTCACCTGGACCCAGGCCGACGTCAACGACCAGTTCGGCGCGGGCAACGCGGCCATGATGGTGAACGGCCCCTGGCAACTCCCCACGCTCGACGCGAACAAGAAGCTGCACTTCGGCATCGTGCCCATCCCGGTGCCGAACGCCGCCGCGAAGCCGGTCACCCCGCTCGGCGGCGAGACCTGGACCGTCGGCCACAGCAACGCCGCACGCGAGGCGAAGGCCGTGAAGGTGGTCAAGTGCCTGCTCGGCCACGACGAGAGCGCCAAGTGGTCGAAGGACGCCGGCTACATACCCAGCAACCAGCAGGCCGCCGCCCAACTCGCCCACTCCGACCCACAGATGGCGGCGTTCGTGCAGGAGATCGGCACCGCGAAGGCGCGTACCACCGAACTCGGCACCGGCTACCCGAAGGTGAGCCAGGCGCTCGCCGACGCCATCCAGGCCGCACTGGCCGGCGGCACCAGCCCCGCATCGGCCCTGTCCCAGGCCCAGCGCACCGCCCAGAACTGA
- a CDS encoding carbohydrate ABC transporter permease — protein sequence MSTTLHHAGARPAGPGADRPPKPRPRTAGPARARLAALAFTAPAWLYVAGFYLYPLAGSVRMGFQNYTVSSFYTGVAPYVGWANYRAVLHDSHFVRTVTNTLLFTAGSLLFQFCVGLALAVFFNRAFPLGGPLRSLLLVPWLLPLVVSGTAWRWILDTDSGVLNHALLGAHLIGHPVPWLASTHDSLIAVTLVNIWVGIPFNMVILYGGLQSIPRELYEAAALDGANAWRRFRHITLPLLRPVTAVVLTLGLIYTVKVFDVIMILTQGGPAGSSQTLTTFAYNLSFQQLEFGRGAAVGNLLVLVAVVFAAVYLRATREQRRAGR from the coding sequence ATGTCCACCACCCTCCACCACGCCGGGGCCCGCCCCGCCGGTCCGGGCGCGGACCGGCCGCCGAAGCCGCGGCCGCGCACCGCGGGACCGGCCAGGGCCCGGCTGGCCGCGCTCGCCTTCACCGCGCCCGCCTGGCTCTACGTCGCCGGGTTCTACCTCTACCCGCTGGCCGGCAGCGTCCGGATGGGCTTCCAGAACTACACCGTCTCCTCCTTCTACACCGGTGTCGCGCCCTACGTCGGCTGGGCCAACTACCGCGCGGTCCTCCACGACAGCCACTTCGTCCGCACCGTGACCAACACGCTCCTGTTCACGGCCGGTTCGCTGCTCTTCCAGTTCTGCGTCGGGTTGGCGCTCGCGGTGTTCTTCAACCGCGCGTTCCCGCTCGGCGGGCCGCTGCGCTCGCTGCTGCTGGTGCCGTGGCTGCTGCCTCTGGTGGTCTCCGGCACCGCGTGGCGGTGGATACTCGACACCGACTCAGGGGTGCTCAACCACGCTCTGCTCGGCGCGCACCTGATCGGCCACCCGGTGCCCTGGCTGGCCAGCACCCATGACTCGCTGATCGCGGTCACCCTGGTCAACATCTGGGTGGGCATCCCGTTCAACATGGTCATCCTCTACGGCGGACTGCAGTCCATACCACGCGAGTTGTACGAGGCGGCCGCGCTGGACGGCGCGAACGCGTGGCGCAGGTTCCGGCACATCACGCTGCCGCTGCTGCGCCCGGTCACCGCCGTGGTGCTCACGCTCGGCCTGATCTACACCGTCAAGGTCTTCGACGTGATCATGATCCTCACCCAGGGCGGGCCCGCGGGTTCCTCGCAGACCCTGACCACGTTCGCGTACAACCTGTCCTTCCAGCAACTGGAGTTCGGCCGCGGGGCGGCCGTCGGGAACCTGCTGGTGCTGGTCGCGGTGGTCTTCGCCGCGGTCTATCTGCGGGCCACCCGCGAGCAGCGCAGGGCCGGCCGGTGA
- a CDS encoding carboxymuconolactone decarboxylase family protein: METLSRIDGEAGPKVIDSLADISPELGHQVVAWGFGEIYCRPQLAPRDRQLVTLGMLTALGGCEPQLDVHVNAALNVGLTPEEIVEALLHSAGYCGFPKALNATFVAKKVFGERGLLPVGQEAPQE, from the coding sequence ATGGAGACGCTGTCGCGGATCGACGGCGAGGCCGGCCCCAAGGTGATCGACTCCCTCGCGGACATCTCCCCCGAACTCGGCCACCAGGTGGTCGCCTGGGGCTTCGGTGAGATCTACTGCCGTCCCCAACTGGCGCCCCGCGACCGGCAACTCGTCACGCTCGGCATGCTCACCGCGCTCGGCGGCTGCGAGCCGCAACTCGACGTGCACGTCAACGCCGCGCTCAACGTCGGCCTCACCCCGGAGGAGATCGTCGAGGCACTGCTGCACTCCGCCGGGTACTGCGGCTTCCCGAAGGCACTGAACGCCACGTTCGTGGCGAAGAAGGTGTTCGGCGAGCGGGGCCTGCTGCCGGTCGGGCAGGAGGCCCCGCAGGAGTAG
- a CDS encoding LacI family DNA-binding transcriptional regulator, protein MTVTIADVARHAGVSRSTVSYVLSGNRTISAETTKRVERSIKALGFRPHAGARSIRTRRTGVIAMALPMVYGPHNQVQMPYVWAALTAAQDCGLKVLMLTDDDGEAAIRDTVAGALVDGVMLMEVQRSDPRVPLLNELKCPAVLVGTPDDPHGLPRADFDFALAARACAEHLREAGHTSVGYLGQAPEAFGRDVAYAIHAQESVTHALHSRGQRSVWAACEPAPGGVVRALDDLLARQPDLTALIVYNERVLPLVMDRLAGLGARVPADISVIAICTDDEAERCSPPLTSVSLPAEELARAAVRLLARRIEGEELPGATLLAPALKVRASTGPRRDRAVGPWGGAPDVLPDVSPRASSSRLPPDASSHVPPHDAAG, encoded by the coding sequence ATGACGGTCACCATCGCGGACGTGGCACGCCACGCCGGCGTGTCCCGCAGCACCGTCTCGTACGTGCTCAGCGGCAACCGGACCATCTCCGCGGAGACCACCAAGCGGGTCGAGCGCAGCATCAAGGCGCTCGGGTTCCGGCCGCACGCCGGGGCCCGCTCGATCCGCACCCGCCGCACCGGCGTGATCGCCATGGCGCTGCCGATGGTGTACGGCCCGCACAACCAGGTGCAGATGCCGTACGTGTGGGCCGCGTTGACCGCGGCCCAGGACTGCGGGCTGAAGGTGCTGATGCTCACCGACGACGACGGCGAGGCGGCGATCCGCGACACCGTCGCCGGCGCGCTCGTCGACGGGGTGATGCTGATGGAGGTGCAGCGCAGCGACCCGCGCGTCCCGCTGCTGAACGAGCTGAAGTGTCCGGCGGTGCTGGTCGGGACCCCGGACGACCCCCACGGACTGCCGCGCGCCGACTTCGACTTCGCACTGGCCGCACGGGCCTGCGCGGAGCACCTGCGGGAGGCCGGCCACACCTCGGTCGGTTACCTCGGGCAGGCACCGGAGGCGTTCGGCCGGGACGTGGCGTACGCGATCCACGCGCAGGAGAGCGTCACGCACGCGCTGCACTCGCGCGGGCAGCGCAGCGTGTGGGCGGCGTGCGAGCCCGCGCCCGGGGGAGTGGTGCGGGCGCTGGACGACCTGCTCGCCCGGCAGCCCGACCTGACCGCGCTGATCGTCTACAACGAGCGGGTGCTGCCGCTGGTGATGGACCGGCTGGCCGGGCTGGGCGCCCGGGTGCCGGCGGACATCTCGGTGATCGCGATCTGCACCGACGACGAGGCCGAGCGGTGCAGCCCGCCGCTGACCTCGGTGTCGCTGCCCGCGGAGGAGCTGGCCCGGGCCGCGGTCCGGCTGCTGGCCCGCCGGATCGAGGGCGAGGAACTGCCGGGGGCGACCCTGCTGGCACCCGCGCTCAAGGTCAGGGCGAGTACCGGGCCCCGGCGCGACCGCGCCGTGGGGCCCTGGGGCGGAGCGCCCGATGTCCTGCCGGACGTGTCGCCGCGCGCGTCGTCGTCGCGGCTCCCGCCGGACGCCTCCTCGCACGTACCGCCGCACGACGCGGCCGGGTAG
- a CDS encoding GH39 family glycosyl hydrolase encodes MHRSTAPRPPTDPRRRRRRPRGRVRLLAALAVLAASVLAAAALSPAGASAAPAADSTVGVDLSAQGAAPNGAGAGFLYGLSQDGSGPADNLLQPLKPTLFRGGGARIDGGGWLGDGYRAGSGYQVRLDSALDQARRVTAAPYHATYHLLVSDVWGADTTQPASTVYPCDNGDCSNWASFIDTLVTDVQASGVNVSYDIWNEPDGTGFWQRGVNSEQYYQMWDTAVREIRRLQPSAQIVGPSYSGYNHGWLDDFLGRTKADGTVPDVVNWHFGDDPAADAADARALLAAHGVSGLPLTINEYLFSQQQNSGYTAWFLDRLAASGVSAAAHAIWTDCCGAGTLDSVLSGGQPTGQWWVYQAYAQLSGKLLSTTGSGGIAVAASADAGAQRAFALIGNNSGQGGSTTVDFTNLSATPYLVGNGAVHVTVRRIPDQTALSAPATVFDGDVTPDGGTLHVPVTLLAGTDAYTVTLTPGNGSTGPVTGTVTVDGNDTAAGDVDHFGYGPNWGVTNGVADMYDSTANWTYTAGASATLYFTGSKVALHAVRDVDQGQMSLAVDGGTPVSVDDYAPSRNASGVVWTSPQLASGAHTLTIINTGGRNPASSGTNIAVDSADISTP; translated from the coding sequence ATGCACCGCTCGACCGCACCTCGTCCGCCGACCGATCCGCGCCGCCGCCGTCGCCGCCCGCGCGGCCGGGTCCGGCTGCTCGCCGCGCTCGCCGTCCTGGCCGCGAGCGTGCTGGCCGCCGCCGCACTGAGCCCGGCCGGGGCGTCCGCCGCGCCGGCCGCCGACAGCACCGTCGGCGTCGACCTGTCCGCCCAGGGCGCCGCCCCCAACGGCGCCGGCGCCGGCTTCCTCTACGGGCTCAGCCAGGACGGCTCGGGCCCCGCGGACAACCTGCTGCAACCGCTGAAGCCCACGCTGTTCCGCGGCGGCGGCGCACGGATCGACGGCGGCGGCTGGCTCGGCGACGGCTACCGGGCCGGCAGCGGCTACCAGGTCCGACTGGACTCCGCCCTCGACCAGGCCCGCCGGGTCACGGCTGCCCCCTACCACGCCACGTACCACCTGCTCGTCTCCGACGTGTGGGGCGCCGACACCACCCAGCCGGCCTCCACCGTCTACCCGTGCGACAACGGCGACTGCTCCAACTGGGCTTCGTTCATCGACACGTTGGTCACGGACGTGCAGGCGTCCGGGGTGAACGTGTCGTACGACATCTGGAACGAGCCGGACGGCACCGGGTTCTGGCAGCGCGGCGTCAACAGCGAGCAGTACTACCAGATGTGGGACACCGCGGTCCGCGAGATCCGCCGGCTCCAGCCGTCGGCGCAGATCGTCGGGCCGTCCTACAGCGGCTACAACCACGGCTGGCTGGACGACTTCCTCGGCCGTACCAAGGCGGACGGCACCGTTCCCGACGTGGTGAACTGGCACTTCGGCGACGACCCCGCCGCGGACGCCGCCGACGCCCGCGCGCTGCTGGCCGCGCACGGCGTCAGCGGGCTGCCGCTGACCATCAACGAGTACCTGTTCTCGCAGCAGCAGAACTCCGGCTACACCGCGTGGTTCCTCGACCGGCTCGCCGCCTCCGGGGTCAGCGCGGCAGCCCACGCGATCTGGACCGACTGCTGCGGTGCCGGCACCCTCGACTCGGTGCTGTCCGGCGGTCAGCCCACCGGACAGTGGTGGGTCTACCAGGCGTACGCCCAGCTCAGCGGGAAGCTGCTGAGCACCACCGGCAGTGGCGGCATCGCGGTCGCGGCGAGCGCGGACGCGGGCGCGCAGCGGGCGTTCGCACTGATCGGCAACAACTCCGGTCAGGGCGGCAGCACCACCGTGGACTTCACGAACCTGTCCGCGACGCCGTACCTGGTCGGCAACGGCGCCGTGCACGTGACGGTGCGGCGCATCCCGGACCAGACCGCGCTGAGCGCGCCCGCCACGGTCTTCGACGGCGACGTCACCCCGGACGGCGGCACGCTGCACGTGCCGGTCACGCTGCTCGCCGGCACCGACGCGTACACCGTCACCCTCACCCCGGGCAACGGCTCCACCGGGCCGGTCACCGGCACCGTGACCGTGGACGGCAACGACACGGCGGCCGGCGACGTCGACCACTTCGGGTACGGGCCGAACTGGGGTGTCACCAACGGCGTCGCCGACATGTACGACTCCACCGCCAACTGGACCTACACCGCGGGCGCTTCGGCGACGCTGTACTTCACCGGCAGCAAGGTCGCGCTGCACGCGGTGCGCGATGTCGACCAGGGGCAGATGTCCCTGGCGGTGGACGGCGGCACCCCGGTGAGCGTCGACGACTACGCGCCGAGTCGCAACGCGTCGGGGGTGGTGTGGACCAGCCCGCAACTCGCCTCCGGCGCACACACGTTGACGATCATCAACACCGGTGGCCGCAACCCGGCGTCCAGCGGGACCAACATCGCGGTGGACAGCGCCGACATCAGCACGCCGTAG
- a CDS encoding carbohydrate ABC transporter permease: MLFPLYWLLNASLLPSTDLVKSSPTWLPVHGTLQGYRRALSSQGGHLLVSLGVSAGTVLLVLLIAVPAAYGLAKLRAPGGRPLTFALLIAQMIPGVVMANSFYTAANHLRLLNSPLALVLADSTLCVPFATLILQTAMRGVPAELSEAAVLDGAGRIRTLLSVVLPVSRNAVVTASLFSFLFAWADFLFAVTLTTQDDRAPVTVGIYRFIGAHLSDWNSVMATGIIASLPAAVLLVVAQRYVAAGVTSGAVKD, encoded by the coding sequence ATGCTCTTCCCGCTGTACTGGCTGCTGAACGCGTCGCTGCTGCCCTCCACCGACCTGGTGAAGAGCTCGCCGACGTGGCTGCCGGTGCACGGCACCCTCCAGGGCTACCGGCGGGCGCTGTCCAGCCAGGGCGGCCACCTTCTGGTCAGCCTCGGGGTGTCCGCGGGCACGGTGCTGCTGGTGCTGCTGATCGCGGTGCCGGCGGCGTACGGCCTGGCGAAGCTGCGCGCCCCCGGCGGGCGGCCGCTCACCTTCGCCCTGCTGATCGCGCAGATGATCCCCGGCGTGGTGATGGCCAACTCCTTCTACACCGCGGCCAACCACCTGCGCCTGCTCAACTCGCCGCTGGCGCTGGTGCTCGCCGACTCCACGCTGTGCGTGCCGTTCGCGACGCTGATCCTCCAGACCGCGATGCGCGGGGTGCCGGCCGAGTTGAGCGAGGCCGCCGTCCTGGACGGCGCGGGCCGGATCAGGACGCTGCTGTCGGTGGTCCTGCCGGTCAGCCGCAACGCGGTGGTCACCGCGAGCCTGTTCTCGTTCCTCTTCGCCTGGGCGGACTTCCTGTTCGCGGTGACCCTCACGACCCAGGACGACCGGGCGCCGGTCACCGTGGGCATCTACCGCTTCATCGGCGCGCACCTGAGCGACTGGAACAGCGTGATGGCCACCGGGATCATCGCGTCGCTGCCCGCCGCCGTGCTGCTGGTCGTCGCCCAGCGCTATGTCGCGGCCGGCGTGACCAGCGGCGCCGTCAAGGACTGA
- a CDS encoding glycoside hydrolase family 31 protein, with translation MPPAFTRTPHRLQWRHGHHVLEIEPWGQDSVRVRAGMHRVVDGLPGALDEQPAPAPEPCRITIHATHATLVNGLLTVVVSTGDGLVTALRTDTGEELLREQPPHFWWPGARHFEAAGAGTYRIEQRFAAYDGERVHGLGQHGHGRFDNKGTVLELQQRNGEVTVPLAVSSRGYGFLWNNPAVGRVEFAANGTRWVADRARQLDYWLTAGRTPADILARYADATGRAPAFPRWASGLWQSKLRYRDQAELLNVAREYARRGLPLGVIVVDYLHWRNLGDWDFDRRDWPDPRAMVDELRGLGVELAVSVWPSVSPLSATYAELRDAGMLVATNSGFDVHGDWPDLEGAPEGIGVAFYDATDPAARAVLWSRLQEHYYKLGIRAFWLDACEPEMRPGHPHNLAYAAGAGSEVANLYPREHARGVHEHLTEQGETEVLTLVRSAWAGSQRYGAALWSGDIPATFAALADSVRAGLNVAMSGIPWWTTDIGGFHGGHPDDDDYRELTVRWFQFAVFCPLLRLHGHREPREFSGPIGTGGGPNEIWSYGERAEAAMTAGLRLRERLRPYLHAQLEDGRASGLPLMRPLLLEFPGDATCWDVDDQFLCGRDVLVAPVLRSGERSRRVYLPAGAVWTHHATGVRHPGGAWVTVPAALESVPFFLRDDADPFADPLDAAGSFAEPVTDPVTEPAGPPGPA, from the coding sequence TTGCCGCCCGCGTTCACCCGCACCCCGCACCGCCTCCAGTGGCGACACGGCCACCACGTGCTGGAGATCGAGCCCTGGGGCCAGGACAGCGTCCGCGTCCGGGCGGGCATGCACCGCGTCGTGGACGGGCTGCCCGGCGCGCTCGACGAGCAGCCCGCGCCCGCCCCCGAGCCCTGCCGGATCACGATCCACGCCACCCACGCGACCCTCGTCAACGGCCTGCTCACGGTGGTCGTCAGCACCGGCGACGGCCTGGTCACCGCGCTCCGCACCGACACCGGCGAGGAACTGCTGCGCGAGCAGCCGCCGCACTTCTGGTGGCCCGGCGCCCGGCACTTCGAGGCCGCCGGCGCGGGCACCTACCGTATCGAGCAGCGCTTCGCCGCCTACGACGGGGAGCGGGTGCACGGCCTGGGCCAGCACGGCCACGGCCGGTTCGACAACAAGGGCACCGTGCTCGAACTCCAGCAGCGCAACGGGGAGGTGACCGTGCCGCTGGCGGTCTCCAGCCGCGGGTACGGCTTCCTGTGGAACAACCCGGCCGTCGGGCGGGTCGAGTTCGCCGCCAACGGCACCCGCTGGGTCGCCGACCGGGCCCGCCAGCTCGACTACTGGCTCACCGCGGGCCGCACCCCCGCCGACATCCTCGCCCGCTACGCCGACGCGACCGGCCGGGCGCCGGCCTTCCCGCGCTGGGCCTCGGGGCTGTGGCAGAGCAAGCTGCGCTACCGCGACCAGGCCGAACTCCTCAACGTGGCGAGGGAGTACGCCCGCCGCGGGCTGCCGCTCGGCGTGATCGTGGTGGACTACCTGCACTGGCGCAACCTCGGCGACTGGGACTTCGACCGCCGCGACTGGCCGGACCCGCGCGCCATGGTCGACGAACTGCGCGGCCTCGGCGTGGAGTTGGCCGTGTCGGTGTGGCCGTCGGTCAGCCCGCTGTCCGCGACGTACGCCGAACTGCGGGACGCCGGGATGCTGGTGGCCACCAACAGCGGCTTCGACGTGCACGGCGACTGGCCCGACCTGGAGGGCGCCCCCGAGGGCATCGGGGTCGCCTTCTACGACGCGACCGACCCGGCCGCCCGCGCCGTGCTGTGGAGCCGGCTGCAGGAGCACTACTACAAGCTCGGCATCCGGGCGTTCTGGCTGGACGCCTGCGAGCCGGAGATGCGCCCCGGCCACCCGCACAACCTCGCCTACGCGGCGGGAGCCGGCTCGGAGGTCGCCAACCTCTACCCGCGCGAGCACGCCCGAGGGGTCCACGAGCACCTCACCGAGCAGGGCGAGACGGAGGTGCTGACCCTGGTCAGGTCCGCGTGGGCGGGCTCCCAGCGGTACGGCGCCGCGCTGTGGTCCGGCGACATCCCCGCGACCTTCGCGGCGCTCGCCGACTCGGTACGGGCCGGGCTCAACGTCGCGATGAGCGGCATCCCGTGGTGGACCACCGACATCGGCGGCTTCCACGGCGGCCACCCCGACGACGACGACTACCGCGAACTGACGGTCCGCTGGTTCCAGTTCGCGGTGTTCTGCCCGCTGCTGCGGCTGCACGGCCACCGCGAGCCGCGCGAGTTCTCCGGCCCGATCGGCACCGGCGGCGGCCCCAACGAGATCTGGTCCTACGGCGAGCGGGCCGAGGCGGCGATGACCGCGGGGCTGCGGCTGCGCGAGCGGCTACGGCCCTACCTGCACGCGCAGTTGGAGGACGGCCGGGCGAGCGGGCTGCCGCTGATGCGGCCGCTGCTGCTGGAGTTCCCCGGCGACGCGACCTGCTGGGACGTCGACGACCAGTTCCTGTGCGGGCGGGACGTGCTGGTCGCGCCGGTGCTGCGGTCCGGCGAGCGCTCCCGCCGGGTCTACCTGCCGGCCGGCGCGGTGTGGACCCACCACGCGACCGGCGTCCGCCACCCCGGCGGAGCGTGGGTCACCGTGCCGGCCGCCCTGGAGTCCGTCCCGTTCTTCCTGCGCGACGACGCCGACCCCTTCGCCGACCCCTTGGACGCCGCAGGCTCCTTCGCGGAGCCCGTCACCGACCCCGTCACCGAGCCGGCCGGCCCGCCCGGGCCCGCCTGA
- a CDS encoding MFS transporter, whose amino-acid sequence MATSAPDPSPTDGPTITTDVPARLDRLPWSRWHWMIVIGLGTVWILDGLEVTIVGNIAGRLSEPGSGLAVTSSEITGLAAALYVTGACVGALFFGWLTDRFGRKKLFMVTLAVYLSATAMTALSFAPWWFFTFRFLTGFGIGGEYAAINSAIDELIPSKYRGRVDLTINGSYWLGAIGGSLLSIVALNTSIFAKDVGWRLTFALGVVLGLVILLVRRHVPESPRWQFIHGYGDEAKELVGQVEERVEAEKGTRLPPADREMTIHQRRSIGFGLIARTVFLKYPKRATLGLSLFIGQAFLYNAITFGFGAILIKFYGVNSGHTGYYFAVIAAGNLFGAVLLSPLFDIVGRRIMISGTYLLSGLLLFGTAWLFNRGSLDATTLTACWCVVLFFASAGASSAYLTVSEIFPMETRAMAIAFFYAIGTAAGGITGPLVFSDLTSSGKVGDTVLAFCIGAALMCAGGLVAAVFAVNAEQKSLEDIATPLSSAGPATPTSTAGPKPSHGAA is encoded by the coding sequence ATGGCGACGTCCGCTCCGGACCCGTCCCCGACCGACGGCCCCACCATCACCACCGACGTGCCGGCGAGACTCGACCGGCTGCCGTGGTCGCGCTGGCACTGGATGATCGTGATCGGCCTCGGCACCGTGTGGATTCTCGACGGGCTGGAAGTCACCATCGTCGGCAACATCGCCGGCCGCCTGTCGGAGCCCGGCTCCGGTCTGGCCGTCACCTCGTCGGAGATCACCGGACTCGCCGCCGCCCTGTACGTGACCGGCGCGTGCGTCGGCGCGCTCTTCTTCGGCTGGCTCACCGACCGGTTCGGCCGCAAGAAGCTCTTCATGGTCACCCTCGCGGTGTACCTGAGCGCCACCGCGATGACCGCGCTGTCCTTCGCGCCGTGGTGGTTCTTCACCTTCCGCTTCCTGACCGGCTTCGGCATCGGCGGCGAGTACGCGGCGATCAACTCGGCGATCGACGAACTGATCCCGTCGAAGTACCGCGGCCGGGTGGACCTGACCATCAACGGCAGTTACTGGCTCGGCGCGATCGGCGGCTCGCTGCTGTCCATCGTCGCGTTGAACACGAGCATCTTCGCCAAGGACGTCGGCTGGCGGCTGACCTTCGCGCTGGGCGTGGTGCTCGGCCTGGTCATCCTGCTGGTGCGCCGGCACGTGCCGGAGAGCCCGCGCTGGCAGTTCATCCACGGCTACGGCGACGAGGCGAAGGAACTGGTCGGCCAGGTCGAAGAGCGGGTCGAGGCGGAGAAGGGCACCCGACTGCCGCCCGCCGACCGCGAGATGACCATCCACCAGCGCAGGAGCATCGGCTTCGGCCTGATCGCCAGGACCGTGTTCCTGAAGTACCCCAAGCGCGCGACGCTCGGCCTGTCCCTCTTCATCGGCCAGGCGTTCCTCTACAACGCCATCACCTTCGGCTTCGGCGCGATCCTGATCAAGTTCTACGGTGTCAACTCCGGCCACACCGGCTACTACTTCGCGGTGATCGCGGCCGGCAACCTGTTCGGCGCGGTGCTGCTCAGCCCGCTCTTCGACATCGTCGGCCGGCGGATCATGATCAGCGGGACGTATCTGCTGTCGGGTCTGCTGCTCTTCGGTACCGCGTGGCTCTTCAACCGCGGCTCGCTGGACGCCACCACGCTCACCGCGTGCTGGTGCGTGGTGCTCTTCTTCGCCTCGGCCGGCGCCAGCAGCGCGTACCTCACGGTGTCGGAGATCTTCCCGATGGAGACCCGGGCGATGGCGATCGCCTTCTTCTACGCCATCGGTACGGCGGCCGGCGGCATCACCGGCCCGCTGGTCTTCTCCGACCTCACCTCCTCCGGGAAGGTCGGCGACACCGTGCTGGCGTTCTGCATCGGCGCGGCCCTGATGTGCGCCGGCGGCCTGGTCGCGGCGGTCTTCGCGGTCAACGCCGAGCAGAAGTCCCTGGAGGACATCGCCACACCGCTGTCCTCCGCGGGCCCGGCCACGCCGACGTCCACCGCCGGGCCGAAACCGTCGCACGGCGCGGCCTGA
- a CDS encoding YoaK family protein — MRTTLRQIRAIVAPPLTGPHGPLPPLLLVLTLVTGLVDAFSYLALGRVFVANMTGNVVFLAFSLAGAKGFSILASVLALVAFVAGAVIGGRLYGLVSEHRARLLLVATVAQLVLVLVSLALAEVFDLPATGGQRAVLVVLLGLAMGSQNAVVRRLAVPDLTTTVLTMTLTGIAADSRLAGGADSKAGRRLLSALAMFLGALAGAALIVHGHPTVPLPIVAVLLVVVAVGLLPHRHSTLPWAAPKTT, encoded by the coding sequence GTGCGCACCACGCTCCGTCAGATCCGTGCGATCGTCGCGCCGCCGCTCACCGGTCCGCACGGTCCGCTGCCGCCGCTGCTGCTCGTACTGACCCTGGTGACCGGCCTGGTGGACGCGTTCAGCTATCTCGCGCTGGGCCGGGTCTTCGTGGCCAACATGACCGGCAACGTGGTGTTCCTGGCCTTCTCGCTGGCCGGTGCCAAGGGCTTCTCGATCCTCGCGTCGGTGCTGGCGCTGGTCGCGTTCGTGGCGGGCGCGGTGATCGGCGGGCGGCTGTACGGGCTGGTCTCCGAGCACCGGGCGCGGCTGCTGCTGGTCGCCACGGTGGCCCAGCTGGTGCTGGTGCTGGTCTCGCTGGCGCTTGCCGAGGTCTTCGACCTGCCCGCGACCGGCGGGCAGCGGGCGGTGCTGGTGGTGCTGCTCGGGCTCGCGATGGGGTCGCAGAACGCCGTGGTACGCCGTCTGGCGGTGCCCGATCTGACCACCACGGTCCTGACCATGACGCTCACCGGGATCGCGGCGGACTCGCGGCTCGCCGGAGGTGCCGACAGCAAGGCGGGGCGGCGGTTGCTCTCCGCGCTGGCCATGTTCCTGGGGGCGCTGGCGGGCGCGGCGCTGATCGTGCACGGACATCCGACGGTGCCGCTGCCGATCGTGGCGGTCCTGCTGGTCGTGGTGGCCGTCGGCCTTCTCCCGCACCGGCACTCGACCCTGCCGTGGGCGGCGCCGAAGACCACGTGA